In Kazachstania africana CBS 2517 chromosome 4, complete genome, the following are encoded in one genomic region:
- the UBP2 gene encoding ubiquitin-specific protease UBP2 (similar to Saccharomyces cerevisiae UBP2 (YOR124C); ancestral locus Anc_5.443), with the protein MLQQDTEQSIEAHAGDSDEQSVSSTTADEKSLPPNDDGKQLLYPAVGLNLPFKTPDRLIDDIVYDLAFINDSDLSSEFKGILKSSPLTYSKRRQELRPSYHLGTFIDQITLQTKYEYESISCPDHNRINVFFGVLIDSNMENPTSFDAVAETPIYHLKVTVKTRTKLEHLKKHVGISHYHLITELHPFDKQDLLTFDESDENLIDFAAYVSSDTNKLILIEIFKPEFSSEEEIESFKTEHITSRYQLVCEQYDSLNSDTIPSQVDCFRTLFRVFKGPLDRKSADLDPIKTINATNKALNSHMDSKWLVSKYGFQENSFQNPEANDQGLEYEPPDLIDHKNDWKIRKLRDSYTRKCLQLAFWGKLSNKLLSKANIQKYEKSYRFFNKMHTHTSTTALFQIFNDSARRLQQDDTSASPLDNNYHFINLSSSYYYTDRDIIQNYETLCNIDTNNKGIYFDALTYIANTKGSYQLISYCGKQDVVGQEVLQNSLRVLGLDATSVDIKSLNDSLLFSIYKQEQNASRGDMQRLTELKSAMRVMIKLMRSKKLQFFIDHEPYPNVMDAYNLLDIDESVDDDIVQTAYTIRINDSPGLKMDCDKALYTIAIRTRSITLFNFLMEQCPDFITYYGPDCLSFQQALSLLQVNENATDELVIKIFQQRWGQKILNEYDQLLILKAALTKIASEKNSKLISYFLETGVIDANLLQPENWPIGLNNIGNTCYLNSLLQYYFSIAPLREYILNYKGSISNYEIDETSNKRRIGGREVSENEVERSIQFMYQLRDLFNDMIYSKSRCITPKHELAYLAFAPSNIEVEFAASEVERTTVDLPFDKEGDIDLVDLSNDNLNTTNNAQEVTSDISVATEDKVMTNTSTKTAKISSDQLENALEMGRQQDVTECIGNVLYQMESASKPIKLDEDFEQYDLIKELFYGKTKQEIVPLSDISKTRTKYEGFSSLLVNISDHPRDIYDALESSFASEFLKMDEYGDVQRTVSITNFPKILQIQIQRVYYDRERFMPFKSIEPLPFSNTIYMDRYAALDNELLQTKKNETKELRNKLKTLKARQVELLNRNELGLSRKESYLETINFLSDEATVTSQGLSVLNRGQIIEKLRKAISNIDSELSQIYDEINLIENKIDHQFDEFRDIGYSLFAVFIHRGEASYGHYWVYIKDPERSGIWRKYNDETVTEVNEEEVFNFTEGNTATPYFLVFVKDYYKGDIEPLKRIIADD; encoded by the coding sequence aTGCTTCAGCAAGATACGGAACAATCTATTGAGGCTCATGCTGGGGATTCAGATGAACAATCTGTCTCCTCCACGACAGCCGATGAGAAATCATTGCCACCCAACGATGACGGAAAACAGCTCCTATATCCAGCTGTTGGGCTAAATTTACCATTTAAAACACCTGATAGGCTTATCGATGATATAGTTTATGACTTGGCGTTTATCAATGACTCCGATCTATCAAGTGAATTCAAAGGTATACTAAAATCATCTCCACTGACATATTCTAAAAGGAGACAAGAGCTAAGACCTAGCTATCACCTTGGTACCTTCATTGATCAAATCACATTGCAAacaaaatatgaatatgAATCAATCAGTTGTCCCGATCATAATAGAATAAACGTCTTTTTTGGTGTACTCATCGATtcaaatatggaaaatCCAACTTCATTCGATGCTGTTGCTGAAACGCCCATctatcatttgaaagtaaCCGTAAAGACGAGAACAAAACTTGagcatttgaaaaaacatGTTGGTATCTCTCATTACCACTTAATTACTGAACTGCATCCATTTGACAAACAGGATCTTTTGACATTTGATGAATCGGATGAAAACCTTATAGATTTTGCTGCCTATGTATCTAGTGATACAAATAAGTTAATtcttattgaaatattcaaacCTGAATTTAGTAGTGAAGAGGAAATTGAGAGTTTCAAGACAGAACATATAACTAGTAGGTACCAACTGGTCTGTGAGCAATATGACAGTTTGAACAGCGATACTATCCCCAGTCAAGTGGACTGTTTTCGTACGCTATTCAGAGTCTTTAAAGGACCACTAGATAGGAAATCAGCTGATTTAGACCCTATCAAGACAATAAATGCTACTAACAAAGCTTTGAATTCGCATATGGATTCCAAGTGGTTAGTATCAAAATATGGCTTCCAAGAAAatagttttcaaaatccAGAAGCTAATGACCAAGGTTTAGAATACGAACCCCCCGATTTAATTGATCATAAAAATGATTGGAAAATTAGGAAATTAAGAGATTCCTACACTAGAAAATGTCTTCAATTGGCATTTTGGGGTAAGTTGagtaataaattattatcaaaagcAAACATACAAAAATATGAGAAGTCATACCgcttttttaataaaatgCATACACACACATCTACAACTGCCTTgttccaaattttcaatgactCTGCAAGGAGGTTACAGCAAGATGATACATCAGCTTCTCCACTTGATAATAATTATCATTTCATCAATCTCAGCTCTTCGTATTATTACACAGATAGAGATATTATCCAAAATTATGAGACTTTATGCAACATCGATACTAACAATAAGGGCATTTATTTTGATGCTTTAACTTACATTGCAAATACCAAAGGTTCTTACCAACTTATATCATATTGCGGCAAACAAGATGTTGTGGGCCAAGAAGTTCTACAAAATTCTCTACGGGTTTTGGGGTTGGATGCCACTTCAGTAGACATCAAAAGTTTAAACGATTCACtgttattttcaatctACAAGCAAGAACAAAATGCTAGTAGGGGCGACATGCAACGTCTTACTGAGTTGAAGAGTGCTATGAGAGTCATGATAAAACTCATGAGATCTAAAAAACtgcaattttttattgacCATGAGCCTTATCCAAATGTCATGGATGCATACAACTTGTTAGACATTGATGAATCTGTGGATGATGATATAGTCCAAACTGCTTATACCATAAGAATAAATGATTCTCCAGGACTTAAAATGGATTGTGATAAAGCATTATACACTATCGCAATTCGTACCAGAAGTATAACgcttttcaattttcttatgGAGCAATGCCCAGATTTCATAACGTATTATGGACCAGATTGTCTATCATTCCAACAGGCACTTTCTCTCTTACAGGTTAATGAAAATGCCACAGATGAATTGGTTATAAAGATATTTCAGCAACGGTGGGGCCAAAAAATCCTCAATGAGTATGATCAgctattaattttaaaagcTGCTTTGACAAAAATAGcttctgaaaaaaattcaaagctAATATCGTACTTTTTAGAGACAGGAGTGATTGATGCCAATCTTTTACAACCGGAAAATTGGCCTATCGGGCTGAATAATATTGGTAATACCTGTTATCTAAATTCTCTTTTgcaatattatttttctatAGCACCTTTAAGAGAGTATATTCTGAACTATAAAGGCTCTATATCTAATTAcgaaattgatgaaacaAGTAATAAGAGAAGAATAGGTGGTAGAGAGGTGAGTGAGAACGAAGTTGAGAGATCAATACAGTTCATGTATCAACTTCGCGATCTGTTTAACGATATGATTTACAGTAAATCTAGATGCATCACTCCAAAGCACGAACTTGCATACCTGGCATTTGCGCCAAGTAATATTGAGGTTGAATTTGCAGCTTCGGAAGTGGAGCGAACTACTGTTGATTTACCGTTTGACAAAGAAGGTGATATCGACTTGGTGGATTTAAGTAACGACAATTTAAATACAACGAATAACGCTCAGGAAGTTACCAGTGATATCAGTGTAGCCACTGAAGATAAAGTTATGACTAACACATCCACAAAGACTGCTAAGATTAGTTCTGATCAACTTGAAAATGCCTTAGAAATGGGAAGACAACAGGATGTTACGGAATGTATTGGAAATGTCTTATATCAAATGGAAAGTGCTTCCAAACCAATTAAACTGGATGAGGATTTTGAGCAATATGATTTAATCAAAGAGTTATTCTATGGAAAGacaaaacaagaaattgttCCTTTATCTGACATTTCAAAGACAAGAACTAAGTATGAGGGATTTTCATCTCTCCTTGTAAATATTAGTGATCACCCACGAGACATATATGATGCATTAGAATCATCTTTTGCAagtgaatttttgaaaatggaCGAATATGGTGATGTTCAAAGAACTGTTTCAATTACAAACTTTCCAAAAATAttgcaaattcaaatacAGAGAGTCTATTACGACAGAGAAAGATTCATGccattcaaatcaatagAACCATTACCCTTCAGCAATACAATTTATATGGATAGATATGCTGCGCTTGACAATGAATTGCTACaaacgaaaaaaaatgaaaccaAAGAATTGAGAAATAAGTTGAAAACCTTAAAAGCTAGACAGGtggaattattgaataGGAATGAATTAGGACTATCTAGAAAGGAATCTTATTTGGAAACTATCAATTTCTTATCAGATGAAGCCACTGTTACATCACAGGGTCTAAGCGTACTAAATAGGGGGCagataattgaaaaattgagaaaagCCATTAGTAACATCGACAGCGAATTGTCACAAATCTATGATGAGATAAAtctaattgaaaataaaatagatcaccaatttgatgaatttagAGACATTGGCTATTCGTTATTTGCCGTTTTCATACATAGGGGGGAGGCAAGCTATGGTCATTACTGGGTGTACATTAAAGATCCTGAAAGAAGCGGAATCTGGAGAAAATATAACGATGAGACAGTTACAGAAgtcaatgaagaagaagtatTCAATTTTACCGAGGGTAATACGGCGACACCATATTTTTTGGTGTTTGTTAAAGATTACTACAAGGGAGACATCGAGCCTCTAAAACGTATAATTGCCGATGATTAA
- the RPO31 gene encoding DNA-directed RNA polymerase III core subunit RPO31 (similar to Saccharomyces cerevisiae RPO31 (YOR116C); ancestral locus Anc_5.426), with amino-acid sequence MKEVVISEAPKKISGIEFSALSASDIVAQSEVEISSRDLFDLEQNRKQKENGALDPRMGVSSSSLTCETCHGNLASCHGHFGHIKLALPVFHVGYFKATIQILQAICKNCSSVLLSDEDKKKYLHELRTSGRIDNLKKMGILKKVMDQCKKQRRCLHCGALNGVVKKAAAGSGTASLKIIHDTFRWVGKKSTPEKDNWIGDWNEVLSHHPELERFVKRCTDDLNPLKTLNLFKQVRPEDCELLGIDSTVKSGRPETYIWRYLPAPPVCIRPSVMMQDSPASNEDDLTIKLTEIVWTSSLIKAGLEKGISINNMMEHWDYLQLTVAMYINADSVNPAMLPGASSGGGKVKPIRGFCQRLKGKQGRFRGNLSGKRVDFSGRTVISPDPNLSIDEVAVPDRVAKVLTYPEKVTRYNRKKLQELVMNGPNIHPGANYLLKKNEEARRNLRYGDRLKLAKNLQYGDIVERHLEDGDVVLFNRQPSLHRLSILSHYAKIRPWRTFRLNECVCTPYNADFDGDEMNLHVPQTEEARAEAINLMGVKNNLLTPKSGEPIIAATQDFITGSYLISHKDSFFDRATFTQLLSMMSDGNLQFDIPPPAIMKPYYLWTGKQLFSLLIKPNHKSPVVINLDAKNKVYIPPKSKSLPNEMSRNDGFVIIRGSNILSGVMDKSVLGDGKKHSVFYTILRDYGPQEAANAMNRMSKLCARFLGNRGFSIGISDVTPADDLKIKKEELVEIAYAKCDDLIDSYNKGKLETQPGCNEEETLEAKIGGLLSKVREEVGDVCINELDNLNAPLIMATCGSKGSTLNVSQMVAVVGQQIISGNRVPDGFQDRSLPHFPKNSKTPQSKGFVRNSFFSGLTPPEFLFHAISGREGLVDTAVKTAETGYMSRRLMKSLEDLSCQYDNTVRTSSNGIVQFTYGGDGLDPMEMEGSAQPVNFNRSWDHALNITFNNNERGLLPYQVMKKTNEVLNPLEERLVRYDNLGNEVMKEDLDKLEYADQFDAERDFYKTLRSYIQSKSDHLAHVRKSRGLLELLSEPGEELQSLHPDERATDVSRSSVDQLCKITEKAVLKFLEIALSKYRKARVEPGTAVGAIGAQSIGEPGTQMTLKTFHFAGVASMNVTLGVPRIKEIINASKTISTPIINAVLVNNNDERAARVVKGRVEKTMLSDVAYYIQDVYKDNLSFLQIRIDLNTIEKLQLELTIEDIAVALTKAPKLKIQASDVSIAGDDKVIVNVFPEGSKSKSISTSAKDPSENDVFYRMQQLRRALPHIVVKGLPEIARAVINIRDDGKRELLVEGYGLREVMCTDGVIGSKTVTNHVLEVSSVLGIEAARSSIIGEIDYTMSNHGMSVDPRHIQLLGDVMTYKGEVLGITRFGLSKMRDSVLQLASFEKTTDHLFDAAFYMKKDNVEGVSECIILGQTMSIGTGSFKVVKGTDIKPEDLKPKPTLFESLSSASSNIKLN; translated from the coding sequence ATGAAGGAAGTAGTAATTAGCGAAGCCCCAAAGAAGATTAGTGGGATCGAATTCAGTGCATTAAGTGCATCCGATATTGTAGCACAATCAGAGGTGGAAATCTCAAGTCGTGATCTATTTGATCTTGAGCAGAATCGTaaacaaaaggaaaatggtGCTTTGGATCCAAGAATGGGTGTCTCCTCTTCAAGTCTTACTTGTGAGACTTGTCATGGTAATTTAGCATCCTGTCATGGTCATTTTGGTCATATCAAATTAGCCTTACCTGTCTTCCACGTAGGTTATTTCAAAGCtacaattcaaatattacaaGCAATTTGCAAGAACTGTTCCTCAGTACTATTGTCGGATGAagataaaaagaaatatttgcATGAATTGAGAACTTCCGGTagaattgataatttaaagaaaatgggTATTTTAAAGAAAGTTATGGATCAATGTaaaaaacaaagaagatGTCTACATTGTGGTGCATTGAACGGTGTTGTTAAGAAAGCCGCTGCAGGCTCGGGCACTGCATCATTAAAGATCATCCATGATACTTTCCGTTGGGTCGGTAAGAAATCAACACCTGAAAAGGATAACTGGATTGGGGACTGGAATGAAGTCTTATCCCATCACCCAGAGCTGGAAAGATTTGTTAAACGTTGCACCGATGACTtaaatccattgaaaaCGTTAAACTTATTTAAACAAGTAAGACCAGAAGATTGTGAGTTACTAGGTATAGACTCTACTGTGAAATCAGGCAGGCCAGAAACATATATTTGGAGATATTTGCCCGCACCACCTGTCTGTATTAGACCTTCCGTTATGATGCAGGATTCTCCAGCAtctaatgaagatgatttgaCTATCAAACTTACTGAAATTGTCTGGACCTCTTCCTTAATTAAAGCAGGTCTTGAGAAAGGTATATCTATTAACAATATGATGGAACATTGGGATTATTTACAATTAACTGTAGCTATGTACATCAACGCCGACTCTGTTAATCCTGCAATGCTACCAGGTGCTTCAAGTGGTGGTGGTAAAGTAAAACCAATCAGAGGTTTCTGTCAACGTCTAAAAGGTAAGCAAGGTAGATTCAGGGGTAATTTATCTGGTAAGCGTGTTGATTTCTCCGGTAGAACTGTTATTTCTCCAGATCCGAATCTTTCTATTGATGAAGTTGCAGTTCCAGATCGTGTCGCAAAAGTTTTAACATATCCTGAGAAAGTTACTCGTTAcaatagaaagaaattacAAGAGTTGGTCATGAATGGGCCTAATATACATCCTGGTGCAAATTATTTACTAAAGAAAAACGAAGAAGCAAGAAGAAACTTGCGTTATGGTGATCGTCTCAAATTGGCTAAAAATCTACAATATGGAGATATTGTTGAAAGACATTTAGAAGATGGTGATGTCGTTTTGTTCAATAGACAACCTTCTCTGCATAGATTATCCATTTTGTCGCATTATGCCAAAATTCGTCCTTGGAGAACATTCAGATTAAATGAATGTGTTTGTACACCTTATAATGCGGATTTCGATGGTGATGAAATGAATCTACATGTTCCACAAACAGAAGAAGCTCGAGCTGAAGCTATTAACTTAATGGGTGTCAAAAATAATCTGCTGACTCCAAAATCTGGTGAACCAATTATTGCAGCCACCCAGGATTTTATTACAGGCTCTTACTTAATTTCACATAAAgattctttttttgatagAGCAACATTCACTCAACTATTATCCATGATGTCTGATGGTAACCTACAATTTGACATTCCTCCACCAGCTATTATGAAACCTTACTATCTCTGGACAGGTAAGCAgctcttttctttactaATCAAGCCAAATCATAAATCTCCTGTTGTTATTAACTTAGATGctaaaaataaagtttATATCCCACCAAAATCTAAATCCTTACCGAATGAAATGTCCCGTAATGACGGTTTTGTTATTATCAGAGGTTCTAACATTTTAAGTGGTGTTATGGATAAGTCTGTTCTAGGGGATGGTAAAAAGCATTCAGTCTTCTATACTATTTTGAGAGATTACGGTCCTCAAGAAGCTGCAAATGCTATGAACAGAATGTCTAAACTTTGTGCCAGATTTTTGGGTAACAGGGGTTTCTCGATTGGCATTAGTGACGTTACACCAGCGGATGActtgaagataaagaaagaagaacttGTTGAAATTGCTTATGCTAAGTGTGACGATCTGATTGATTCCTACAATAAGGGTAAATTGGAGACCCAACCAGGTtgtaatgaagaagagacaTTGGAAGCAAAAATTGGTGGTTTACTATCGAAGGTTAGAGAAGAAGTCGGTGATGTTTGCATTAATGAACTAGATAACTTAAATGCTCCGTTAATTATGGCAACGTGTGGTTCTAAAGGTTCTACTTTGAATGTTTCCCAAATGGTGGCTGTCGTCGGTCAACAAATTATTTCAGGTAATCGTGTTCCAGATGGTTTTCAAGATCGTTCCTTACCACATTTCCCTAAAAACTCTAAAACACCTCAATCCAAAGGTTTTGTTAGAaactctttcttttcaggtCTTACTCCACCGGAATTCTTATTCCATGCTATTTCCGGTCGTGAAGGTTTAGTCGATACTGCTGTTAAAACTGCAGAAACAGGTTATATGTCTCGTAGACTGATGAAATCCTTGGAAGATTTATCATGTCAATACGATAATACTGTGAGAACTTCTTCGAACGGTATTGTGCAATTTACATATGGTGGTGATGGCTTAGATCCTATGGAAATGGAAGGTAGTGCACAGCCagttaatttcaatagATCATGGGACCATGCATTGAATATTACATTTAATAATAACGAGCGTGGATTGCTACCATATcaagtgatgaagaagacgaaTGAAGTGTTGAACCCACtagaagaaagattagtTAGGTACGATAATTTGGGTAATGAGGTCATGAAGGAAGACTTAGATAAGCTGGAATATGCCGATCAGTTCGATGCCGAAAGAGACTTCTACAAGACTTTGAGATCATACATTCAATCTAAATCAGATCACCTTGCGCATGTGAGGAAATCCAGAGGTTTATTAGAATTGCTAAGTGAGCCAGGTGAGGAATTGCAAAGTCTCCATCCAGATGAAAGGGCTACAGATGTCTCAAGAAGTTCTGTAGACCAGTTATGTAAGATAACAGAAAAGGCTGTGCTTAAATTTTTAGAAATTGCCTTATCTAAATACCGTAAGGCAAGAGTGGAACCAGGTACTGCTGTTGGTGCTATTGGTGCACAATCCATTGGTGAACCAGGTACTCAAATGACATTGAAAACTTTCCATTTTGCTGGTGTTGCTTCTATGAACGTTACATTAGGTGTCCCTCGTATTAAGGAAATTATTAATGCTTCTAAAACTATTTCTACTCCAATTATTAATGCTGTCTTGGTTAATAACAATGATGAAAGAGCGGCTAGAGTTGTTAAAGGTAGAGTGGAAAAGACAATGCTATCTGATGTTGCATATTACATCCAGGATGTATACAAGGACAATTTATCATTCTTACAAATTCGTATTGATTTAAATACAATTGAAAAGCTTCAATTAGAATTGactattgaagatattgcTGTTGCACTTACCAAGGCCCCAAAACTCAAAATTCAAGCATCAGATGTCAGTATTGCTGGTGATGATAAAGTTATTGTCAATGTTTTCCCTGAAGGTTCCAAAAGTAAGTCCATCTCAACATCGGCTAAAGATCCAAGTGAAAATGATGTTTTCTATCGTATGCAACAATTACGTCGTGCCTTACCACATATTGTCGTCAAAGGTTTACCAGAAATCGCTAGAGCGGTTATCAACATTCGTGACGATGGTAAAAGGGAATTGCTTGTTGAAGGTTATGGTTTGAGAGAAGTCATGTGTACAGACGGTGTTATTGGTAGTAAGACAGTTACTAACCATGTTCTAGAGGTAAGTTCCGTATTAGGTATTGAAGCTGCTAGATCAAGTATCATTGGAGAAATTGACTATACTATGAGCAATCACGGTATGAGTGTCGATCCTCGTCATATTCAACTGTTAGGTGATGTTATGACATATAAGGGTGAAGTCTTGGGTATTACAAGATTCGGTTTGAGTAAAATGAGAGACTCTGTCTTACAATTGgcttcttttgaaaagacaaCTGATCATTTATTCGATGCAGCATTCTACATGAAAAAAGACAATGTTGAAGGTGTTTCTGAATGTATTATTTTAGGTCAAACCATGTCTATTGGTACAGGTTCTTTCAAGGTTGTTAAAGGTACAGATATCAAACctgaagatttgaaaccaaAGCCGACTCTTTTCGAGAGCTTATCATCTGCATCATCCAATATTAAATTGAActaa
- the VPS74 gene encoding Vps74p (similar to Saccharomyces cerevisiae VPS74 (YDR372C); ancestral locus Anc_5.442) produces MSTLQRRRKNRSDSNADDSENVSESQDRKVAYDPEEAKLRDNVSIPKLTLMEEVLLMGLRDREGYLSFWNDNISYALRGCILIELALRNKIRILDDSARKRFDVSERLVEVIDGSKTGEVLLDEALQLMKNDEPLTIANWIDLLSGETWNLLKINYQLKQVRERLAKGLVDKGVLRTEMKNFFLFDMATHPVTDTSCKEAIKRRILSALVSRNMELNYNSYFAETTSFKYIRIVALVCCSYGANVLENVLSSLDYEKRDRAISRAEEILAQFAQYPFDLSKNTELGISVNLNKEVENEVNENPQFTLQLEVIAGVIEVFSRMDMLL; encoded by the coding sequence ATGTCTACATTACAACGTCGTAGAAAGAACAGAAGTGATTCGAACGCTGACGACTCAGAAAATGTAAGTGAAAGTCAAGATAGAAAAGTTGCATACGACCCAGAAGAGGCAAAACTTAGAGATAATGTTAGCATCCCTAAGTTAACACTGATGGAGGAAGTATTATTAATGGGTTTAAGAGATAGAGAAGGATACCTATCATTTTGGAACGACAATATTTCATACGCATTACGTGGTTGTATCTTGATAGAACTAGCTTTAAGAAATAAGATCCGTATCCTCGATGATTCTGCTAGAAAGAGATTTGATGTGTCTGAAAGATTAGTGGAGGTCATTGATGGTAGTAAAACTGGTGAAGTACTATTAGACGAAGCTTTacaattaatgaaaaatgatgaacCATTGACTATTGCCAACTGGATTGATTTGCTTAGTGGTGAGACATggaatttattgaagatCAATTACCAGTTAAAACAAGTCAGAGAGCGTTTAGCTAAAGGTTTAGTTGATAAAGGTGTCTTAAGAAcggaaatgaaaaatttctttctatttGATATGGCAACTCATCCTGTCACAGATACAAGTTGCAAAGAAGCTATTAAGCGTAGGATACTTTCTGCGTtggtttcaagaaatatgGAGCTCAACTATAATAGCTACTTTGCAGAAACCACATCATTTAAATATATTAGAATTGTAGCATTGGTGTGTTGTTCATATGGTGCCAATGTGCTGGAAAATGTTCTATCGTCTTTAGATTACGAGAAAAGAGATCGTGCAATTTCCAGAGCTGAGGAAATTCTAGCACAATTCGCACAATATCCTTTTGATTTAAGTAAAAATACGGAATTGGGAATATCTGTTAATTTGAACAAGGAAGTAGAAAACGAAGTCAATGAGAATCCGCAATTTACATTACAGCTGGAAGTCATAGCCGGTGTAATTGAAgtattttcaagaatggACATGCTATTATGA
- the LEO1 gene encoding Paf1-complex subunit LEO1 (similar to Saccharomyces cerevisiae LEO1 (YOR123C); ancestral locus Anc_5.440), whose protein sequence is MSESVIRESLEPDVHEEVDNVAQDQREPDDMDDLFGDDNDEQKEEDDQEDEEDEGSYGGHRTSYIDEEEAMYNRKFYGEEGSDMSDHEEEALFKEADVELVRHVVPYKTFPENEDDKTIYYTKVPAFLSIDPLPFDPPSFENKVKERTSNFSSVEDQLGDRLIDENTIRWRYSRDAEQRVFKESNAQIVQWSDGSYSLKLGAEYTDILVNGTDNTFLTVSHDQQELMQCVDGGQINKTLIFIPTSTNSKIHQRLSKAIARRDQRVHSGPGTMIVNLDPEVEKRELEKKQTQIIRERRRRQMKEQERLESPELGAFSHSNRRSQTPSQGYERTHREDEYEEDDFLVDDDEEDESVELESGADEEDDEEEEEAQFSDEDEARAERLKEMKRSNKVVIEEENDENSPKRRKGPVISDDEDED, encoded by the coding sequence ATGTCTGAATCAGTGATTAGAGAGTCTTTAGAACCGGATGTGCATGAAGAAGTTGACAATGTAGCACAAGATCAACGTGAGCCTGACGATATGGACGATTTATTTGGggatgataatgatgaacaaaaagaagaagacgaccaagaagatgaagaagacgaagGCTCCTATGGAGGCCATAGAACCTCGTATATAGATGAGGAAGAGGCAATGTACAACAGAAAGTTCTACGGTGAGGAAGGGAGCGATATGTCAGAccatgaagaagaagcttTATTTAAGGAAGCTGATGTTGAATTGGTTAGACACGTCGTACCATATAAAACGTTCCcggaaaatgaagatgataagaCAATTTATTATACAAAGGTTCCAGCTTTTCTAAGCATAGATCCATTGCCATTCGATCCTCCAAGTTTTGAAAACAAAGTCAAAGAGAGAAcgtcaaatttttcttccgTTGAAGATCAACTTGGGGATAGATTAATAGATGAAAACACGATTAGATGGAGATATTCACGAGATGCAGAACAAAGAGTGTTCAAGGAATCTAATGCCCAGATAGTTCAATGGTCAGACGGTTcatattctttgaaattagGAGCTGAATACACAGACATTTTAGTTAACGGTACGGATAATACATTTTTAACAGTCTCACATGATCAACAGGAATTGATGCAATGTGTTGATGGGGGACAAATTAATAAGACCTTGATATTTATTCCTACTTCCACGAATTCCAAAATACATCAGCGACTAAGCAAAGCCATAGCCAGAAGGGATCAAAGGGTACACAGTGGTCCAGGTACCATGATTGTTAATTTAGATCCTGAGGTAGAGAAGAgagaattagaaaagaagCAGACTCAGATAATAAgggaaagaagaagaagacaaatGAAGGAACAAGAGAGATTAGAGTCTCCTGAACTTGGGGCATTTAGTCACTCCAATAGACGTTCACAAACACCATCACAAGGTTATGAAAGAACACATAGAGAAGATGAATACGAAGAGGATGATTTCCTAGTTGACgacgatgaagaagatgaatcTGTAGAGCTCGAATCCGGTgcagatgaagaagatgacgaagaggaagaggaagcCCAATTTTCCGATGAAGACGAGGCACGAGCTGAAAGACTGAAAGAGATGAAGAGATCAAACAAGGTCGTcatcgaagaagaaaacgaTGAAAACTCGCCAAAGAGGAGAAAAGGTCCTGTGATaagtgatgatgaagatgaagattga
- the PFY1 gene encoding profilin (similar to Saccharomyces cerevisiae PFY1 (YOR122C); ancestral locus Anc_5.439): MSWQAYTDNLLATNKVDRAVIYSRAGDAAWATSGGMALQPNEIAEIAQGFDNAAGLQSNGLHIQGQKFMLLRADDRSIYGRHDAEGVVCVRTKQTIIIAHYPPTVQAGEATKIVEQLADYLIGVQY, translated from the exons ATGTCTTGGCAAG CATACACTGACAACTTGTTAGCCACCAATAAAGTTGATAGAGCAGTTATTTACTCCAGAGCAGGTGATGCTGCCTGGGCTACCTCTGGAGGCATGGCACTACAACCAAACGAAATCGCGGAGATTGCCCAAGGGTTCGATAACGCTGCCGGTTTACAAAGTAACGGTTTACACATTCAGGGCCAAAAATTTATGCTTCTCAGAGCCGACGACAGAAGTATCTACGGTAGACATGATGCGGAAGGTGTTGTTTGCGTGAGAACCAAGCAAACAATCATCATTGCCCACTACCCTCCAACCGTGCAAGCGGGTGAAGCTACCAAGATTGTAGAGCAATTAGCGGACTACTTAATTGGTGTCCAATACTAG